A window of Longispora fulva contains these coding sequences:
- a CDS encoding M4 family metallopeptidase — MKRTLAAAGAVALFAGMAVGVASMASATPQIPNQTQAIAQANSVLSNRAAIRGTANDQYKVYSSRVDAATGATHVRYTRQYNGLRVYGGDFVVHNAPGGALSSVSNALNAPLNVSTTPAITADAAKSSAEHAFVGTVARVGTPELMIDAADGTGVLAFETVVEGMNGATPSKLHVISDARTGAVRGSFDEIETINGTGNSLYSGTVTVDTTQSGSTYTMIDPSHGNNNTCDMNNGTSTCTNFTDADNTWGTGTNANRQSAGVDAHFGAAVTFDYYKNVHGRNGIFGNGTGVPSRVHYSSNYVNAFWDGAQMTYGDGNGKPLVSLDVAGHEMSHGVTENVVAGGLTYSGESGGLNEATSDIFGTMVEFYANTTSDPGDYDIGEKIDINGNGTPLRYMYNPALDGSSHGCWSTSTKNVDVHYSSGVANHFYFNLAEGTGATAYGTSPVCGSAPAVVGIGRAKAEKIWFKALDAYFTSNTSYVNTSNPSNTARAYSLTAASDLYGNCSTEYKAVQAAWTAVNVAGSDTPCGGTPTSSPTSSPTASPTGSPTTCAAVTNGTDVAIPDHGAAVTSTITITGCARNASATTKVAVVIPHTYRGDIRIDLVGPNGTSYRLKTESINDSAANINTTYTVNVSTQAANGTWTLKVQDMYSYDTGKIDSWTLTV, encoded by the coding sequence GTGAAGAGGACTCTAGCCGCGGCAGGAGCCGTAGCGCTGTTCGCCGGGATGGCGGTGGGCGTGGCCAGCATGGCCAGCGCGACCCCGCAGATCCCGAACCAGACCCAGGCGATCGCGCAGGCCAACTCGGTCCTGAGCAACCGCGCGGCGATCCGGGGCACGGCGAACGACCAGTACAAGGTCTACAGCTCGCGCGTCGACGCCGCGACCGGCGCCACACACGTGCGGTACACCCGCCAGTACAACGGTCTGCGCGTCTACGGCGGCGACTTCGTCGTGCACAACGCCCCCGGCGGCGCCCTGTCCAGCGTGTCCAACGCGCTGAACGCCCCGCTGAACGTCAGCACCACCCCCGCCATCACCGCCGACGCCGCGAAGTCGTCCGCCGAGCACGCCTTCGTGGGAACTGTCGCCCGCGTCGGCACGCCCGAGCTGATGATCGACGCCGCTGACGGCACCGGCGTTCTGGCCTTCGAAACTGTCGTCGAAGGAATGAACGGCGCGACCCCGAGCAAGCTGCACGTCATCAGCGACGCCCGCACGGGCGCGGTGCGCGGCTCGTTCGACGAGATCGAGACGATCAACGGTACGGGCAACAGCCTCTACTCGGGCACGGTGACTGTCGACACCACCCAGTCGGGCAGCACGTACACGATGATCGACCCGTCGCACGGCAACAACAACACCTGCGACATGAACAACGGCACCTCGACGTGCACCAACTTCACGGACGCCGACAACACGTGGGGCACCGGCACCAACGCCAACCGGCAGTCGGCCGGCGTCGACGCGCACTTCGGTGCCGCGGTGACGTTCGACTACTACAAGAACGTGCACGGCCGCAACGGCATCTTCGGCAACGGCACCGGCGTGCCGAGCCGGGTGCACTACAGCTCCAACTACGTCAACGCCTTCTGGGACGGCGCCCAGATGACCTACGGCGACGGCAACGGCAAGCCGCTCGTCTCCCTCGACGTGGCGGGCCACGAGATGTCGCACGGCGTCACCGAGAACGTGGTCGCCGGTGGCCTCACCTACTCCGGTGAGTCCGGTGGCCTGAACGAGGCGACCTCGGACATCTTCGGCACCATGGTGGAGTTCTACGCGAACACCACCTCGGACCCGGGTGACTACGACATCGGCGAGAAGATCGACATCAACGGCAACGGCACCCCGTTGCGGTACATGTACAACCCGGCCCTGGACGGCTCGTCGCACGGCTGCTGGTCGACCAGCACCAAGAACGTCGACGTGCACTACTCGTCCGGTGTCGCGAACCACTTCTACTTCAACCTCGCCGAGGGCACCGGCGCCACCGCGTACGGCACCTCGCCGGTCTGCGGCTCGGCTCCGGCCGTCGTGGGCATCGGCCGCGCCAAGGCCGAGAAGATCTGGTTCAAGGCGCTCGACGCGTACTTCACGTCGAACACCTCGTACGTCAACACGAGCAACCCGTCGAACACCGCCCGCGCGTACAGCCTGACCGCCGCGTCGGACCTGTACGGCAACTGCTCGACCGAGTACAAAGCCGTCCAGGCGGCCTGGACCGCGGTGAACGTGGCCGGTAGCGACACCCCGTGTGGCGGCACCCCGACCAGCTCGCCGACCTCGTCCCCGACCGCGTCGCCGACCGGCTCGCCGACCACCTGCGCCGCTGTCACCAACGGCACCGACGTCGCGATCCCGGACCACGGCGCGGCCGTGACCAGCACCATCACCATCACCGGGTGTGCCCGCAACGCCTCGGCCACCACCAAGGTCGCCGTGGTCATCCCGCACACCTACCGCGGTGACATCCGGATCGACCTGGTCGGCCCGAACGGCACGTCGTACCGGCTCAAGACCGAGAGCATCAACGACAGCGCCGCGAACATCAACACGACGTACACCGTCAACGTCTCCACCCAGGCGGCGAACGGCACCTGGACCCTCAAGGTCCAGGACATGTACTCGTACGACACCGGCAAGATCGACAGCTGGACGCTGACGGTCTAA
- a CDS encoding M28 family peptidase: protein MRKLPLTAATAAILAVGAALVSPLANAAPTPTLASLPNGAPDIAVASVKAHLTQFQTIANNNGGNRCLGSTGYRASVDYVKQQATAAGFTVSEQSFTSGGKTSYNVLAELPGADTTKVIMLGAHLDSVCAGPGVNDDGSGSAANLAVAAAFKAARAVPGITVRFGWWGSEEQGMVGSNYYVSHLSAAEKARIVGYLNFDMVGSPNPGYFVYRNDAGYESLIKEYFALINVPTEIETEGDGRSDHAPFENAGIRVGGTFSGADYIKTAAQAQKWGGTSGQAFDPCYHRSCDTSSNIDDTSLDRHSDAISYALWALTGPASSPSPTPTATPTGGSCAPVTNGTDVAIPDHGAAVTSTVTISGCNRNASASTKVAVVIPHTYRGDIRIDLVAPNGTSYRLKTESNDSAANINTTYTVNVSTQAANGTWTLKVQDMYSADTGKIDSWTLTV from the coding sequence ATGCGCAAGCTACCCCTCACGGCGGCAACGGCCGCCATCCTGGCCGTCGGTGCGGCCCTGGTCAGCCCGCTGGCCAATGCCGCACCGACCCCCACCCTCGCGAGTCTGCCGAACGGTGCGCCCGACATCGCCGTCGCCAGCGTCAAGGCGCACCTCACACAGTTCCAGACGATCGCGAACAACAACGGCGGCAACCGGTGCCTCGGCAGCACCGGCTACCGGGCCTCGGTGGACTACGTGAAGCAGCAGGCCACCGCCGCCGGCTTCACCGTGTCCGAGCAGTCGTTCACGTCGGGCGGGAAGACCTCGTACAACGTGCTCGCCGAGCTGCCGGGCGCGGACACCACCAAGGTCATCATGCTCGGCGCGCACCTCGACAGCGTCTGCGCCGGGCCGGGCGTCAACGACGACGGCTCCGGCAGCGCCGCCAACCTGGCCGTGGCCGCGGCGTTCAAGGCGGCCCGCGCCGTTCCCGGCATCACCGTCCGCTTCGGCTGGTGGGGCTCGGAGGAGCAGGGCATGGTCGGCTCGAACTACTACGTGAGCCACCTCAGCGCCGCCGAGAAGGCCCGCATCGTCGGCTACCTGAACTTCGACATGGTCGGCTCGCCGAACCCGGGCTACTTCGTCTACCGCAACGACGCCGGCTACGAGTCCCTGATCAAGGAGTACTTCGCCCTGATCAACGTGCCGACGGAGATCGAGACCGAGGGCGACGGCCGCAGCGACCACGCCCCGTTCGAGAACGCCGGCATCCGGGTCGGCGGCACCTTCTCCGGCGCCGACTACATCAAGACGGCCGCCCAGGCCCAGAAGTGGGGCGGCACGTCCGGCCAGGCGTTCGACCCGTGCTACCACCGCTCCTGCGACACGTCGAGCAACATCGACGACACCTCGCTGGACCGGCACTCCGACGCCATCTCCTACGCGCTGTGGGCGCTGACGGGCCCGGCGTCGTCCCCGTCGCCGACCCCGACCGCCACCCCGACCGGCGGGAGCTGCGCACCGGTGACGAACGGGACGGACGTCGCGATCCCGGACCACGGCGCGGCCGTGACCAGCACGGTCACCATCTCGGGCTGCAACCGCAACGCGTCGGCCAGCACCAAGGTCGCCGTGGTCATCCCGCACACCTACCGGGGCGACATCCGGATCGACCTGGTCGCGCCGAACGGCACCTCGTACCGGTTGAAGACGGAGAGCAACGACAGCGCGGCGAACATCAACACGACGTACACCGTGAACGTCTCGACCCAGGCCGCCAACGGCACCTGGACCCTCAAGGTGCAGGACATGTACTCGGCCGACACCGGCAAGATCGACAGCTGGACGCTGACGGTCTAG
- a CDS encoding epoxide hydrolase family protein translates to MRAYRLAFPQSDLDDLHERLDRTRWPDELPGVGWSYGVPRDHLRDLAHHWRHGYDWRAAEAKLNEWPQFTTTIDGANVHFAHVRSPEPDATPLVMTHGWPGSFAEFTEVAGPLTDPRAHGGDPSDAFHLVLPSIPGFTLSGPTRETGWEYRRVAAAFAELMSRLGYDRYGAQGGDWGSVISRELGRTHPDRVLGVHLNLLPGAAATAEPTHEDLADLSQAERDRTHASWDRMRHWLREKQGYADLQSTRPQTLAYALTDSPVGQLAWIAEKFAEWSDPRDAVDRDHLLTNVTLYWLTGTAGSSARLYYERAHAPYWGAPPEPSTTPTALADFASENFIPLRHIAERTNNLVQWTSYDRGGHFAAMEQPAVLVEDIRRFFRTLR, encoded by the coding sequence ATGCGCGCGTACCGGTTAGCCTTTCCGCAGTCCGACCTCGACGACCTGCACGAGCGCCTCGACCGCACCCGCTGGCCCGACGAACTCCCCGGCGTCGGCTGGTCCTACGGCGTCCCCCGTGATCACCTGCGCGACCTCGCACACCACTGGCGGCACGGCTACGACTGGCGCGCCGCCGAGGCGAAGCTCAACGAGTGGCCCCAGTTCACCACCACGATCGACGGGGCGAACGTCCACTTCGCGCACGTCCGGTCCCCGGAGCCCGACGCCACCCCGCTCGTCATGACGCACGGCTGGCCGGGCTCGTTCGCCGAGTTCACCGAGGTCGCCGGCCCGCTGACCGACCCGCGCGCGCACGGCGGCGACCCGTCCGACGCGTTTCACCTGGTGCTGCCGAGCATCCCCGGTTTCACCCTGTCCGGGCCGACCCGCGAGACCGGCTGGGAGTACCGCCGGGTGGCCGCGGCGTTCGCCGAACTGATGTCCCGCCTGGGCTACGACCGCTACGGCGCGCAGGGCGGCGACTGGGGCTCCGTCATCTCCCGTGAACTCGGCCGCACCCACCCCGACCGGGTGCTCGGCGTGCACCTGAACCTGCTGCCCGGGGCGGCGGCCACCGCCGAGCCGACCCACGAGGACCTGGCCGACCTGAGCCAGGCGGAACGGGACCGCACCCACGCCTCCTGGGACCGGATGCGGCACTGGCTCCGCGAGAAGCAGGGCTACGCCGACCTCCAGTCCACCCGCCCGCAGACCCTCGCGTACGCGCTCACCGACTCCCCGGTCGGCCAACTGGCCTGGATCGCGGAGAAGTTCGCCGAATGGTCCGACCCGCGCGACGCCGTCGACCGCGACCACCTGCTGACCAATGTGACGCTGTACTGGCTGACCGGCACCGCTGGCTCCTCCGCCCGGCTCTACTACGAGCGCGCCCACGCCCCGTACTGGGGCGCGCCGCCCGAGCCGTCGACCACGCCGACCGCCCTGGCCGACTTCGCGAGCGAGAACTTCATCCCGCTGCGACACATCGCGGAGCGCACCAACAACCTGGTGCAGTGGACGTCCTACGACAGGGGCGGGCACTTCGCGGCGATGGAGCAGCCGGCCGTACTCGTCGAGGACATCCGCAGGTTCTTCCGCACCCTGCGCTGA
- a CDS encoding helix-turn-helix domain-containing protein: MAGAVSSRESLGARLYRLRTHKGLTQKELAGDRYTAAYISTVEAERRTPSTDALAYFASRLGVSPAELSTGRPTELPCDLLISLAEADLAGKPGAYGRIRTRAAEHGLTRIEALALTGMGELDGAEELLAAEPITIRVPLLTARAAAMRPAEAAYLLESALTQLHAEGLPDPDAEADLRYALVRTYTDLGLTERAAAEADAAAALVGPAAAANAVVDRYLRTARTLRDQGRWADAEAAAERARAACRRRERRHAAAVGQWARGRLLARSGDHAAAVTELTEARELLGAAVAGELAEALWRTGRTGEALGVAAEAEPAVAYRIKGLIARDSGDLSGAERELGAALGASVGLEACTVARELGDLLRAVGREAEAIDVYRRGLEAVE, from the coding sequence ATGGCGGGTGCAGTGAGCAGTCGGGAGTCCCTGGGCGCTCGGTTATACCGACTTCGTACACATAAGGGCCTCACTCAGAAGGAGCTCGCGGGGGACAGGTACACCGCGGCCTACATCTCCACGGTCGAGGCCGAGCGGCGCACCCCCTCCACCGACGCGCTGGCGTACTTCGCGTCCAGGCTCGGGGTCTCCCCGGCAGAGCTGAGCACCGGGCGGCCCACCGAGCTGCCCTGCGACCTGCTCATCTCCCTCGCCGAGGCGGACCTGGCCGGCAAACCGGGCGCGTACGGGCGGATCAGGACCCGGGCCGCCGAGCACGGACTGACCCGGATCGAGGCGCTCGCGCTCACCGGCATGGGCGAACTCGACGGGGCCGAGGAACTGCTCGCCGCCGAACCGATCACCATCCGGGTGCCACTGCTCACCGCGCGCGCCGCGGCGATGCGGCCGGCGGAGGCGGCGTACCTGCTGGAGAGCGCCCTCACCCAACTGCACGCCGAAGGCCTGCCGGACCCCGACGCCGAGGCGGACCTGCGCTACGCCCTCGTGCGCACCTACACCGACCTCGGCCTCACCGAACGGGCTGCGGCCGAGGCCGACGCCGCAGCGGCACTCGTCGGACCGGCCGCTGCGGCCAACGCGGTGGTCGACCGGTATCTTCGCACTGCCCGCACCCTGCGCGACCAGGGCCGGTGGGCCGACGCCGAGGCCGCGGCCGAACGGGCCAGGGCCGCGTGCCGCCGCCGCGAACGACGGCACGCCGCCGCCGTCGGCCAGTGGGCGCGCGGCCGGCTGCTCGCCCGGTCCGGGGACCACGCCGCGGCCGTCACCGAACTCACCGAGGCCAGGGAACTGCTCGGCGCCGCCGTCGCGGGGGAACTCGCCGAGGCGCTCTGGCGGACCGGCCGGACCGGCGAGGCGCTCGGGGTGGCCGCGGAGGCTGAGCCGGCCGTGGCGTACCGGATCAAGGGCCTGATCGCGCGCGACTCCGGCGACCTGTCCGGGGCCGAACGCGAGCTGGGGGCCGCCCTGGGCGCTTCCGTCGGGCTGGAGGCCTGCACCGTGGCGCGTGAGCTGGGCGATCTGCTGCGGGCCGTTGGTCGGGAGGCCGAGGCGATCGACGTGTACCGGAGGGGGCTGGAAGCCGTCGAGTGA
- a CDS encoding chorismate mutase → MNAAAIAPANTTGATGESADRISELRTRINSIDEEIIRLWRERASLSQEVGSVRVAAGGTRLMLSREREILEQFKAELGEDGTQLALLILRAGRGRL, encoded by the coding sequence ATGAACGCCGCAGCCATCGCCCCCGCCAACACCACCGGTGCCACCGGCGAGTCCGCCGACCGCATCTCGGAACTGCGCACCCGGATCAACAGCATCGACGAAGAGATCATCCGACTCTGGCGCGAACGCGCCAGCCTGTCCCAGGAGGTCGGCTCGGTGCGGGTCGCGGCCGGCGGGACCAGGCTGATGCTGTCGCGCGAGCGGGAGATCCTGGAGCAGTTCAAGGCGGAGCTCGGCGAGGACGGCACCCAGCTGGCGCTCCTCATCCTCCGCGCCGGCCGCGGGCGGCTCTGA
- a CDS encoding cobalamin B12-binding domain-containing protein encodes MSARIRVVVAKPGLDGHDRGAKVVARALRDAGMEVIYTGLHQTPEQIVETAIQEDADVVGLSVLSGAHMTLFAKVLELLRERGADDIVVFGGGIVPDDDLPELERLGVAKIFTPGATTTSIVEWVQERFAQTSA; translated from the coding sequence ATGAGTGCACGGATTCGGGTGGTCGTCGCCAAGCCTGGCCTCGACGGTCACGACCGCGGTGCGAAGGTGGTGGCCCGGGCGTTGCGTGACGCCGGCATGGAGGTCATCTACACCGGTCTGCACCAGACTCCCGAGCAGATCGTCGAGACCGCCATCCAGGAGGACGCCGACGTCGTCGGGTTGTCCGTGCTCTCCGGCGCGCACATGACCCTGTTCGCCAAGGTGCTCGAGCTGCTCCGCGAGCGCGGGGCCGACGACATCGTCGTGTTCGGTGGCGGCATCGTGCCGGACGACGACCTGCCGGAGCTCGAGCGGCTCGGTGTCGCGAAGATCTTCACCCCGGGCGCGACCACGACGTCGATCGTCGAGTGGGTGCAGGAGCGGTTCGCCCAGACCTCGGCCTGA
- the pcrA gene encoding DNA helicase PcrA: MDTLFDTSPLLDGLNDQQRAAVEHAGTPLLIVAGAGSGKTRVLTHRIAYLLANRGVQPGEILAITFTNKAAGELKERVAHLVGGRARMMWVSTFHSACVRILRAEHVHAGLKSTFSIYDADDSRRLVTLVARELDLDPKRYPARGLAAQISNLKNELVDPEDFSTKAEGPAQRTLAEVYALYQRRLREAHALDFDDIIMTTVHLLQAFPDVAEHYRRRFRHVLVDEYQDTNIAQYTLVRELVGDTGELCVVGDADQSIYAFRGATIRNILEFERDYPQARTILLEQNYRSTQTILSAANAVISRNSDRRAKRLWSDAGDGEQIVGFVADTEHDEASWVSREIDRLVDTKEVRPADIALFYRTNAQSRVFEEVFIRVGLPYKVVGGVRFYERKEVRDALAYLRAIANPDDLVSIRRILNTPKRGIGDRAEACVEALSFRDRISFGAALHRAGEAPGIAARSANAIAGFVDLMDELRALAEVAPPEEVLEAVLSRTGYLEELENSEDHQDAGRVENLQELVSVAREYTERVEALQEDVDADAGGPVVAATLAGFLEQVALVADADQIPSDTDDAGVVTLMTLHTAKGLEFPVVFLTGLEDGVFPHMRALGEPKELEEERRLAYVGITRARQRLYLSRAVTRSAWGQPQYNPASRFLEELPPDLLRWEYGTGTTGIGIGAGVTVSGGGSGSTGARGIAARLGLDSGMLKSASDLAKVPNLVPGDRVNHDKYGLGRVLAVEGMGAKARAQIDFGNQTLWLMLRHAPVAKL; the protein is encoded by the coding sequence ATGGACACGTTGTTTGACACCTCGCCCCTGCTCGACGGACTCAACGACCAGCAACGTGCGGCGGTGGAGCACGCCGGCACGCCGCTGCTGATCGTCGCCGGGGCCGGCTCCGGCAAGACCCGGGTCCTCACCCACCGGATCGCCTACCTGCTGGCCAACCGGGGGGTGCAGCCCGGCGAGATCCTGGCCATCACCTTCACCAACAAGGCGGCCGGCGAGCTCAAGGAGCGGGTCGCGCACCTGGTCGGCGGCCGGGCCAGGATGATGTGGGTGTCGACGTTCCACTCGGCCTGCGTGCGGATCCTGCGCGCCGAGCACGTCCACGCCGGCCTCAAGTCCACCTTCTCGATCTACGACGCCGACGACTCCCGCCGCCTGGTCACCCTCGTGGCCCGCGAGCTGGACCTCGACCCGAAGCGCTACCCGGCCCGGGGCCTGGCCGCCCAGATCAGCAACCTGAAGAACGAGCTGGTCGACCCGGAGGACTTCTCGACGAAGGCCGAGGGCCCGGCGCAGCGCACCCTGGCCGAGGTGTACGCGCTGTACCAGCGCCGGCTGCGCGAGGCGCACGCCCTGGACTTCGACGACATCATCATGACCACGGTGCACCTGCTCCAGGCGTTCCCGGACGTGGCCGAGCACTACCGGCGGCGGTTCCGGCACGTGCTGGTGGACGAGTACCAGGACACGAACATCGCGCAGTACACCCTGGTGAGGGAGTTGGTGGGGGACACCGGCGAGCTGTGCGTCGTCGGTGACGCCGACCAGTCCATCTACGCCTTCCGGGGCGCGACGATCCGCAACATCCTGGAGTTCGAGCGGGACTACCCGCAGGCCAGGACCATCCTGCTCGAGCAGAACTACCGGTCCACCCAGACCATCCTGTCGGCAGCCAACGCCGTCATCTCCCGCAACTCCGACCGCCGGGCCAAGCGGCTGTGGAGCGACGCCGGCGACGGCGAGCAGATCGTCGGGTTCGTCGCCGACACCGAACACGACGAGGCCAGCTGGGTGTCCCGCGAGATCGACCGGCTCGTGGACACCAAGGAGGTCCGCCCCGCCGACATCGCGCTGTTCTACCGGACCAACGCCCAGTCCCGGGTGTTCGAGGAGGTGTTCATCCGCGTCGGCCTGCCCTACAAGGTCGTCGGCGGCGTCCGCTTCTACGAGCGCAAGGAGGTCCGCGACGCGCTGGCCTACCTGCGCGCGATCGCCAACCCCGACGACCTGGTCAGCATCCGGCGGATCCTGAACACCCCCAAGCGCGGCATCGGCGACCGGGCCGAGGCGTGCGTGGAGGCACTGTCCTTCCGGGACCGGATCTCCTTCGGCGCGGCCCTGCACCGCGCCGGTGAGGCGCCCGGCATCGCAGCCCGGTCCGCCAACGCCATCGCCGGCTTCGTCGACCTGATGGACGAGCTGCGGGCCCTCGCCGAGGTCGCGCCCCCGGAGGAGGTGCTGGAGGCGGTGCTGTCGCGCACCGGGTACCTGGAGGAGCTGGAGAACAGCGAGGACCACCAGGACGCCGGGCGGGTGGAGAACCTGCAGGAGCTGGTGAGCGTGGCCCGGGAGTACACGGAACGGGTCGAGGCACTGCAGGAGGACGTCGACGCCGACGCCGGCGGGCCGGTGGTCGCCGCCACGCTCGCCGGGTTCCTGGAGCAGGTCGCGCTCGTCGCCGACGCAGACCAGATCCCGTCCGACACCGACGACGCCGGCGTGGTCACCCTGATGACCCTGCACACCGCCAAGGGCCTGGAGTTCCCCGTCGTGTTCCTCACCGGCCTGGAGGACGGAGTGTTCCCGCACATGCGGGCGCTCGGCGAGCCCAAGGAACTCGAAGAGGAGCGCCGGCTCGCCTACGTGGGCATCACCCGGGCCCGCCAGCGGCTGTACCTGTCGCGTGCGGTGACCCGCAGCGCGTGGGGGCAGCCGCAGTACAACCCGGCGTCGCGGTTCCTGGAGGAGTTGCCGCCGGACCTGCTGCGCTGGGAGTACGGCACGGGCACCACCGGGATCGGGATCGGCGCCGGGGTGACGGTGAGCGGCGGGGGCTCGGGATCCACCGGGGCGCGCGGGATCGCAGCCCGGCTCGGGCTCGACTCCGGGATGCTCAAGTCGGCCAGTGACCTGGCGAAGGTGCCGAACCTGGTGCCGGGGGACCGGGTCAACCACGACAAGTACGGGCTGGGGCGGGTGCTGGCCGTGGAGGGCATGGGGGCGAAGGCCCGGGCCCAGATCGACTTCGGTAACCAGACCCTGTGGCTGATGCTCCGGCACGCTCCGGTCGCCAAGCTCTGA
- a CDS encoding M23 family metallopeptidase, giving the protein MRHTKDAEDRFEPSEPAIQQDEARSRKISWPRIALPGALRNPYVGASLAVATVALAAVASLILVNSGKPATAANALTDSDRNVSARADRAHRDQPTAAASTPSAPASPSLAAATPSPAAPPPPPPPPKPAWVSPVADYTFTSEFGMRWGAMHAGVDLANNEGTVIRSAAAGTVELAATWDYGGYGFAVIINHGDGVRTLYGHNSVVKVQVGQHVEAGQTIALMGNTGNSMGSHCHFEVHLGGDSANNGNAVDPLPFMAERGVKLN; this is encoded by the coding sequence GTGCGACATACCAAGGACGCTGAAGATCGGTTCGAGCCCTCGGAACCCGCCATTCAGCAGGATGAAGCCAGATCCCGCAAGATTTCGTGGCCCCGGATCGCACTGCCCGGAGCCCTGCGCAACCCGTACGTCGGAGCCTCGCTCGCCGTCGCGACCGTCGCCCTCGCCGCCGTCGCCTCCCTGATCCTCGTGAACTCCGGCAAGCCGGCCACCGCCGCGAACGCCCTCACGGACAGTGACCGAAATGTCTCGGCCCGGGCAGACCGCGCGCACCGCGACCAGCCCACCGCCGCCGCGTCGACCCCGTCCGCGCCGGCCTCCCCCTCCCTGGCCGCGGCCACTCCCTCCCCGGCCGCGCCGCCGCCCCCTCCCCCGCCGCCGAAGCCCGCCTGGGTCTCCCCCGTGGCCGACTACACCTTCACCAGTGAGTTCGGGATGCGCTGGGGCGCGATGCACGCGGGGGTCGACCTCGCCAACAACGAGGGCACCGTAATCCGGTCCGCGGCCGCCGGCACCGTCGAACTCGCCGCCACCTGGGACTACGGTGGCTACGGCTTCGCCGTGATCATCAACCACGGCGACGGGGTCCGCACCCTCTACGGCCACAACTCGGTCGTCAAGGTGCAGGTCGGCCAGCACGTCGAGGCTGGCCAGACCATCGCGCTGATGGGCAACACCGGCAACTCGATGGGCTCGCACTGCCACTTCGAGGTCCACCTGGGCGGCGACAGCGCGAACAACGGCAACGCCGTGGACCCGCTGCCGTTCATGGCCGAACGCGGCGTCAAACTGAACTGA
- a CDS encoding ribosomal maturation YjgA family protein, which produces MTPRWARVAAVGSGAGFLAVALAIRAVDDGALRQYSGTALYASIVYAAVLFCRPGMAPVPAGAVAVVFCWLVEFLQLTHIPAELSQRSLLARLVLGVQFDPVDVAWYPVGVVPLVALHRLVRARAGRASGRADEGA; this is translated from the coding sequence ATGACACCGAGATGGGCCAGGGTGGCGGCCGTGGGGTCCGGCGCCGGGTTCCTGGCCGTCGCGCTCGCGATCCGCGCCGTCGACGACGGGGCGCTCCGGCAGTACTCCGGCACGGCGCTGTACGCGTCGATCGTGTACGCGGCCGTGCTGTTCTGCCGGCCGGGGATGGCCCCCGTTCCGGCGGGTGCCGTCGCGGTGGTGTTCTGCTGGCTGGTGGAGTTCTTGCAGCTCACGCACATTCCCGCGGAGTTGTCGCAGCGTAGTCTGCTCGCGCGGCTGGTGCTGGGCGTGCAGTTCGACCCGGTGGACGTGGCCTGGTATCCGGTGGGGGTGGTGCCGTTGGTCGCGCTGCACAGGCTGGTCCGGGCCCGGGCCGGGCGGGCGTCGGGTCGCGCTGACGAAGGTGCCTGA